In Ignavibacteriales bacterium, a single window of DNA contains:
- the rpsA gene encoding 30S ribosomal protein S1 translates to MAEEQKDTILQQKTTDVSKTSFQASPVSSGGSNFNFASVEEREYTEQEYKDLSKLYDRTFSNIQESQIVKGKIVAITDDSVAIDIGFKSEGLVPIEEFPNIDELSPGDEIEVYLESVENKDGQLVLSRKRADFMRTWERVVDAFNKSEILQGKITRRIKGGLVVDLMGLDAFLPGSQIDIKPVRDFDQFIGKMMEFKIAKINHPNENVVVSHKVLIEAEMHEQRSAILGSLEKGQVLEGTAKAITDFGVFVDLGGVDGLIHITDLSWGRINHPSEVVKLDQTITVVVIDFDEAKKRISLGLKQLQPHPWEKIDEKYPVGTKVTGKVVSLADYGAFIEVEKGIEGLIHISEMSWTQHIKHPSQMVSMGQMIEAIILSLDKENKKISLGMKQLEPDPWLTLLQKYPIDSKHIGTVRNLTNFGVFVELEEGVDGLVHISDLSWTKKIRHPGEVVKKGEKLEVIILGIDVEQRRISLGHKQVNENPWDTFGELYKVGIESSGKIVRLIEKGVIVELPQGVDGFVPISQLSMTPLKNIADAFKVNDELPLRVLEFDKESKKIVLSAVEYLKHKEQKTIDEYTQKHKLPPMTLKEVAEMPMKPIEAPPEEFTGLPTSDFMN, encoded by the coding sequence ATGGCAGAAGAGCAGAAGGACACCATCCTTCAACAAAAAACAACCGACGTTAGTAAAACGTCATTTCAAGCATCACCCGTTAGCTCGGGTGGGAGTAATTTTAATTTCGCGAGCGTGGAAGAGCGCGAATATACCGAGCAGGAGTACAAAGACCTTTCGAAGTTGTACGACCGCACATTTAGCAATATTCAGGAATCACAGATCGTTAAAGGAAAGATCGTTGCAATCACAGATGACAGCGTTGCGATCGATATCGGATTCAAATCCGAAGGATTAGTTCCGATAGAAGAATTTCCGAACATTGACGAATTAAGTCCGGGCGATGAAATTGAAGTGTATTTAGAAAGTGTGGAAAACAAGGATGGTCAGCTTGTGCTTTCTCGTAAACGCGCTGATTTCATGCGGACATGGGAGCGCGTTGTCGATGCGTTCAATAAAAGCGAAATATTACAAGGTAAAATCACTCGTCGTATCAAAGGCGGTTTAGTTGTCGACCTTATGGGTTTGGATGCGTTCCTACCCGGTTCACAAATCGATATTAAACCGGTGCGCGATTTTGACCAGTTCATCGGAAAGATGATGGAATTTAAGATCGCCAAAATTAATCACCCGAATGAAAATGTTGTTGTTAGTCATAAAGTTCTCATCGAAGCTGAGATGCATGAACAACGCAGCGCAATTTTGGGCAGTCTCGAAAAAGGTCAAGTCCTTGAAGGTACAGCGAAAGCGATCACTGATTTCGGTGTATTCGTTGACCTCGGCGGTGTTGATGGTTTGATTCATATTACCGATTTATCATGGGGACGCATCAACCATCCATCTGAAGTGGTTAAGTTAGATCAGACCATCACTGTGGTGGTCATCGATTTCGACGAAGCGAAGAAACGTATTTCTCTCGGATTGAAACAACTTCAACCACATCCGTGGGAAAAGATAGATGAAAAATATCCGGTCGGCACAAAAGTTACCGGTAAAGTTGTTTCACTCGCCGACTACGGTGCGTTTATCGAAGTTGAAAAAGGAATCGAGGGCTTAATTCATATATCCGAAATGAGCTGGACTCAACATATCAAACATCCGTCCCAGATGGTTTCGATGGGGCAGATGATTGAAGCTATCATATTGAGCCTCGATAAGGAAAATAAAAAAATATCGCTCGGTATGAAACAACTCGAACCAGATCCATGGTTAACACTCTTGCAAAAATATCCGATCGATTCAAAACATATCGGAACGGTCAGAAATCTAACCAACTTCGGTGTGTTTGTAGAGTTGGAAGAAGGTGTTGATGGTTTAGTGCATATCAGCGATCTATCATGGACAAAGAAAATCCGCCACCCCGGTGAAGTAGTGAAGAAGGGCGAAAAATTGGAAGTGATTATCCTTGGTATTGATGTTGAACAACGTCGTATTTCTCTCGGGCATAAACAAGTGAATGAGAATCCGTGGGATACTTTCGGTGAGTTATATAAGGTCGGTATAGAATCATCAGGTAAAATTGTTCGTTTGATTGAGAAAGGTGTCATTGTGGAATTGCCGCAAGGCGTAGACGGCTTCGTGCCGATCTCACAACTATCAATGACTCCCCTTAAAAATATTGCAGATGCATTTAAGGTGAACGATGAATTACCGCTTCGTGTTCTTGAATTCGATAAAGAGAGCAAAAAAATTGTGCTTTCCGCCGTCGAGTATCTGAAACACAAAGAACAAAAAACAATCGATGAATATACTCAGAAACACAAGCTACCCCCGATGACTCTTAAAGAGGTTGCCGAGATGCCGATGAAACCGATCGAAGCACCTCCTGAAGAATTCACCGGACTACCTACATCCGATTTCATGAATTAA
- the mtaB gene encoding tRNA (N(6)-L-threonylcarbamoyladenosine(37)-C(2))-methylthiotransferase MtaB has protein sequence MMKVAFHTLGCKLNFAETSTLGKQFVERGFETVAAGQPADVVVLNTCTVTERADRECRQIIRRALRQSPDAFIIVTGCYAQLQPHEISAIEGVDLVLGSQEKFDLFKYTNGLKKKSVPQIFVSCIDEADKFHPAFSSEIGGRTRAFLKVQDGCDYTCAFCTIPLARGASRSATETEIIEQAKKIVQDGFKEIVLTGVNVGDYGKKIETNFINLLKGLERIAGLERIRISSIEPNLLTREMVDFMLASQKFCNHFHIPLQSGSENILKKMRRRYLPQDYRSIVEYISAKDLSAGIGVDVIVGFPGESDQLFEETYKFIVDLPVSYLHVFTYSERPDTDALTFADPVNHQIRHERNERLRILSQKKRRNFYSSFIGKSLPVLFEGKMQANKITGLTTNYIRVETTGDDSMVNNIENITITRIDNEICFGERDK, from the coding sequence ATGATGAAGGTCGCATTTCATACACTCGGTTGCAAACTGAACTTCGCAGAAACGTCAACTCTCGGGAAACAATTCGTTGAAAGAGGATTTGAAACAGTAGCTGCCGGTCAACCTGCCGATGTTGTTGTGTTGAATACCTGCACAGTTACAGAAAGAGCCGATAGGGAATGCCGGCAAATAATCCGCAGGGCATTGAGGCAATCGCCAGATGCATTCATTATTGTTACAGGATGTTACGCCCAGCTGCAACCCCATGAAATATCGGCTATTGAAGGTGTTGATTTAGTTTTAGGTTCTCAGGAGAAATTTGATCTGTTCAAATACACCAACGGACTGAAAAAGAAATCGGTTCCGCAGATTTTTGTCTCGTGTATAGATGAGGCAGATAAATTCCATCCAGCTTTTTCAAGTGAGATCGGTGGCAGGACCCGGGCATTTCTTAAAGTACAAGACGGATGTGATTATACTTGTGCTTTTTGTACAATTCCGCTGGCGCGCGGAGCAAGTCGAAGCGCTACTGAAACCGAAATCATCGAACAAGCGAAAAAAATCGTTCAGGATGGTTTTAAAGAAATTGTACTGACCGGAGTCAATGTAGGCGATTATGGCAAGAAGATTGAAACAAATTTCATAAATCTGCTGAAGGGATTGGAGCGGATAGCAGGACTTGAAAGAATCAGGATAAGTTCGATCGAACCGAACCTGCTTACGCGTGAGATGGTTGATTTTATGCTTGCTTCCCAAAAATTTTGCAATCATTTCCATATTCCATTGCAAAGCGGTAGTGAAAATATTCTGAAGAAGATGCGCCGAAGATATTTACCACAAGATTACCGATCGATTGTTGAATATATCAGCGCAAAAGATTTAAGCGCGGGAATCGGAGTTGATGTTATTGTCGGATTCCCTGGTGAATCGGATCAATTGTTCGAAGAAACATATAAATTCATTGTTGATTTGCCGGTTTCGTATCTTCATGTATTCACATATTCCGAAAGACCTGACACAGACGCACTCACCTTCGCGGATCCGGTGAATCATCAAATCAGGCATGAGCGAAATGAACGGTTACGGATTTTAAGTCAAAAGAAGCGCCGGAATTTTTACTCTTCCTTCATAGGAAAATCTTTGCCGGTCCTTTTTGAAGGAAAGATGCAAGCGAATAAAATTACAGGTTTGACCACAAATTACATTCGTGTAGAGACAACAGGGGACGATAGTATGGTAAATAATATCGAAAATATAACAATCACCCGTATCGATAATGAAATCTGTTTCGGAGAAAGGGATAAATAA
- the truA gene encoding tRNA pseudouridine(38-40) synthase TruA: MRNIKLIVEYEGTSYVGWQRQQNGKSVQGEIESVLNRILCEEVNVIGAGRTDAGVHARGQTANFRTSINRPLDEIRNGLNGLLPEDIVIHEIEEVPLEFHSRYSAKARYYSYLISREPTALLRNISWQLNYKLDIGLLEKSANRLIGEHDFESFCKANSDVDHHRCNIIETAWKVEGALLRFDIAADRFLHGMVRALVGTMVDVARGHVSFESYLSIFEKKDRSEAGTAAPAKGLTLEKIIY, from the coding sequence ATGCGAAACATAAAGCTCATTGTTGAATATGAAGGCACAAGCTACGTTGGTTGGCAGCGCCAACAAAACGGTAAAAGCGTTCAGGGGGAAATTGAATCGGTTCTTAATCGAATCCTCTGCGAGGAAGTGAACGTGATTGGCGCAGGTCGAACAGATGCCGGTGTTCATGCCCGCGGACAAACGGCGAATTTCAGAACTTCAATAAACCGTCCGTTGGATGAAATCAGAAATGGATTAAACGGTTTACTTCCAGAAGACATAGTTATTCATGAGATTGAAGAAGTACCGTTGGAATTTCACTCTCGGTACAGCGCGAAAGCACGTTATTATTCCTATTTGATTAGCCGTGAACCGACTGCTTTGCTGAGAAATATATCATGGCAGTTGAATTATAAATTGGATATCGGATTACTGGAAAAATCCGCAAACCGGCTTATAGGTGAACATGATTTTGAATCATTTTGCAAAGCGAACTCCGACGTAGACCATCATCGCTGTAATATTATCGAAACAGCGTGGAAGGTAGAAGGTGCACTACTTCGGTTTGACATCGCGGCGGATCGATTTTTACACGGCATGGTTCGCGCGTTGGTTGGGACGATGGTCGATGTTGCAAGGGGGCATGTTTCATTCGAATCATATCTATCGATATTTGAAAAGAAAGATCGTTCGGAAGCGGGAACTGCCGCGCCGGCAAAAGGGTTAACTCTTGAGAAGATTATTTATTAG
- a CDS encoding M48 family metalloprotease, with protein MISKNYRTKIYTIIATMILFAFSCAVNIFPDAEDMKLGKQVDEEIRKNPKEYPILTGRPEVKEYIASIGNKILAAPAIQKRGVYAYQYEIIANDSVINAFCTPGGYIYVYTGLMKFIDDEATLAGVVGHEIAHAECRHATKRMTKTYGAQILLGLVLGEKPSQVAEITANLFTGLALLANSRSDETEADEFSIKYLTSTNYYPGAITSFFKKMQGKRGGKSGGTLERFLSTHPLDEDRIKHVNDVLSKMGNPVQTEANTFNAKYQEFKKKL; from the coding sequence ATGATCAGTAAAAATTATAGAACAAAAATATACACTATCATCGCAACGATGATCTTGTTCGCGTTCAGTTGCGCTGTTAATATCTTCCCCGATGCTGAAGATATGAAACTTGGTAAGCAGGTTGATGAGGAAATCCGTAAAAACCCGAAAGAGTATCCGATTCTCACTGGACGCCCTGAGGTGAAGGAATACATCGCTTCAATCGGCAATAAAATTCTCGCCGCGCCCGCGATTCAAAAACGGGGAGTGTACGCATATCAGTATGAAATTATCGCGAATGACTCGGTGATAAATGCATTCTGTACACCCGGCGGATACATTTACGTTTACACCGGATTAATGAAATTCATTGATGATGAAGCAACGCTTGCCGGTGTGGTTGGCCATGAGATCGCGCATGCGGAATGCCGTCACGCAACCAAGCGGATGACGAAAACTTACGGCGCGCAAATTCTTCTCGGTTTGGTTTTAGGTGAAAAACCTTCGCAGGTCGCAGAGATTACCGCGAATCTTTTTACAGGTCTCGCTCTGCTTGCGAACAGCCGTTCAGATGAAACTGAAGCAGATGAATTCTCAATTAAATATCTTACAAGCACAAACTATTATCCCGGAGCCATAACTTCTTTCTTCAAAAAGATGCAGGGTAAAAGGGGAGGTAAAAGCGGTGGAACGCTTGAAAGATTTTTATCAACACACCCGCTTGATGAAGATAGAATAAAGCATGTGAATGATGTTTTAAGTAAGATGGGAAATCCAGTTCAAACTGAAGCGAATACTTTCAATGCGAAGTATCAGGAGTTTAAAAAGAAATTGTAA
- a CDS encoding 4Fe-4S binding protein: MCEFCTQHGEGKVWYLNAKNYSTDLLSDAKRNNFIETFYDEVIRKGNREVSMLEKLLFGRLELPQKIRNNITTKQKEMHFGQVLPVEDVNKIFSMANSITRIACGCAWAKEKKESRVCFGVSFGPPDWYDGIDIEYFGNPANSIMDKVSLDEALKSILETDKQGMVHSVWTFETPFIGAICNCDKQYCLAMRMTLGLKAPVMFRSEYIADIYQDICNGCTACADRCQFSAISYNGESKTCVIDKSKCYGCGVCREQCPYEAIKLTSRKDDTVASLIW; the protein is encoded by the coding sequence ATGTGTGAATTCTGCACTCAGCACGGCGAAGGTAAAGTCTGGTATTTAAATGCCAAGAACTACTCGACAGATTTACTCAGCGATGCAAAACGGAATAATTTCATCGAAACATTTTATGATGAGGTGATTCGAAAAGGGAACCGCGAAGTATCGATGCTTGAGAAACTGCTTTTCGGCAGACTTGAGTTGCCGCAGAAGATAAGAAATAATATAACCACGAAGCAGAAAGAGATGCACTTTGGTCAGGTGTTGCCTGTTGAGGATGTTAATAAAATATTTTCTATGGCGAATTCGATCACACGCATTGCCTGCGGTTGCGCATGGGCAAAGGAGAAAAAAGAAAGTCGCGTTTGTTTCGGTGTCAGCTTTGGTCCACCGGATTGGTACGATGGTATCGATATAGAATATTTCGGTAATCCAGCTAATTCGATAATGGACAAAGTATCACTTGATGAAGCGCTCAAATCAATCTTAGAAACAGACAAGCAAGGAATGGTACACAGCGTTTGGACATTTGAAACTCCTTTCATCGGAGCAATCTGCAATTGCGATAAACAATATTGTCTTGCAATGCGGATGACTCTAGGACTGAAAGCACCTGTAATGTTCAGATCTGAATATATTGCGGATATTTATCAAGATATATGCAACGGCTGCACGGCTTGCGCTGATAGATGTCAATTCTCCGCAATCTCTTATAATGGAGAAAGCAAAACTTGCGTAATAGATAAAAGTAAATGCTACGGGTGCGGCGTATGCCGCGAGCAATGTCCGTATGAGGCAATTAAATTAACATCGCGAAAAGATGATACAGTTGCTTCGTTGATTTGGTAA